In Denticeps clupeoides unplaced genomic scaffold, fDenClu1.1, whole genome shotgun sequence, the DNA window TCTGCGGAATTTTGTCCTGGtactgtcatttgtttttttttctagtagcataaaagtgtgtgtgtgcatctgatTTCAATATTAAAAATTCCGCAGCGTCAAGAACACTTCATTAAGACCGCAGAGGAAAAGCTCTTCAGCCTGTTATCCTCAGATGGTTTAAGGTCCATGGTATCACCAAAAACACCTAGTTGGAAAGCAGAACTTAGACCATATGGAAGGCCTGATGTGAGACATTATTTCaagtaaataatatatattgagCAGTTGTATTAAATAATCAGCatgttttatgtgatttttttttttttttttttttctatgacaGGTTACACCACAACAGCCAATGCACAACTCTGGTTTCTTGACCCCTCTCATCAAAAGAACACCTCAGTCAGGCAGCACCTCTGAAGGCAAAGACCAAAAAAGcctgaagagaaagagaggtcTAGAGTACCTGTCCCGTATTCCTTCCCCTCCTCCACTCAACCCACTGGGAGCACTGGCCTCTCCACGGATAAATAAGACATTTCATCCGCCTAGGAGGTCTGAGCCGGCCTGTTCTACCGCAGCCCCACGCTCTGCTGTCACCCCTCCTGTTCGGGATGAGTGGGTGAACGACGAGGAGCTGGCCATGATTGACACACAGGCTTTGTTGGATGGACTTCGTGAAAAGGACAGGTCTACGACATCCAATTAATGTGTCAttcataaatgctgtatataaatgtaaagaagTCGCTTTTATAGttgctgtttatatatatatatatatatatatgttacaaTGTAGAGAACATTgctaaaatgtgcatttgtttcTTGATTGAAACCTGTTCCAGCCAGTATGCatcaataaatattgtaaatgagcattttaaaattgtaaaagaGTGGAACTCTTACACCAAGCTACAGGCAAATCAAAGCATTGTAAATGTGAGTTTGTTCCCAAATAAAAATCCTCACCTTTATAATCTAAGGGaccattttaaatattcataaataaatgcatgaataaaataattttaaggatTCAGAAAGTTATGCACGTATTCGAGTAATTTGTTTTACTAGTTTTATTAGAttcgggccttttttttttttgacgcaCCGGCCGTCTACCGACAGTAGGGGGCGATAGTGGTTTTATTTCCCCGTGGTTCGTTTTGGTTTAAGACCGAAGAAGCAGCTCGCAGCGTCGGATCAACGGTGACGTTGTTATGGCCGACATGTGTGTCCCGATCGCTACGAGATTATGGTGATCACATAGCACAGAGGCCTTCTGACCACAAGTAATGTTCCTCTCGCTTTTCGTCTTTGTGCAGAGAATAGATTTTAGAGCACAGAGGTTGGTTGCAGCCGTTACGTAGCACGGCGGCTGGATTTTATAAATCACACTTGCCAAAGCGTGACGGTTAGCCGAGCTTAGCAACATTCGCGCAAGCGGTGCGTGCGTTTTAGTAAATCTGCACAGTTTCCCGTTTCTAGATGCCACATGCTGATGCTGACGCTTCTACTAATCCACGCGACAGTGGACATGTAGAAGAGCCGCCTCTGAAAAGACGGAAACCGTCGGAATCGGAGCAGGATTTGGTCGGTGTACCGTATGCAACGAACACACGCAGCACCTACGGCAAAACACGCGAGTCGGAATGTGCTCTGACCGATCCGGGGTCCGCGGGGGCTGGAAGTGAGGGGCCGAGTCCGGTCGCCACTTCAGAAGGTCCAGGTGGAGATGGTCAGACCAAACACGCTGCACTTAAAGAGATAGGCGTCAGCAGCACGGCCTTCATTGGTCCCCTGTGTAAACCAGATCACATTGAAGATGAGTTGAGCGAGTTTTATAAAGAGCTCGAACGGATTGACGGTGAAGATGGCGTAGACAGTCGCAATGACGATGGGGACAAAAAGCTGGAATCTAGTGAGGACAGGGGACGTGTCGGTAACCAAGAGAGCGGGTCTCGCCATGGACGCCCTTCAGCTGTGGATCAGCGTAGGAACACCGGACACACGAGGCCACGTTTTCAACGTGACTCACAGTGGGGCCCGTATCCTCACCCTGGGGACCATTGGTCCTCTTTTGATGTCCCCTCACACACAAGACCTCACGGGTTTTTCTTTGACAGATATGCAAATTACGTGCCACCTCCTCCCAGGGACACACCTTTTCCCCATCAGTTTGGACCGTGGGACTTCAGTAGGGAAAGGGACATCAGGGACTGGCGACGGCTGGGAGACTACCAGTACCCACCGAGTCATGGCAGCCATAATGAAAACTACTACATGGCGGTAGATGACTTCTACCAGGGCTACTTTGATGGCTACAGAGACCCGTATGATAGTGGTTACGAAAGGCCTCAGCATGGTGGTCAGACGTGCTCTGACTGGAGCCCGAACGCTGAAGTGCCTCAGCATTATCACCGCGAATCAGGATACCGTGACGACTTCCTTTTAATCCTGATGAGAGGAGCTCCTGGGTCTGGGAAGTCGACTTTGGCCACGTGAGTTTGAAGGAGAACCCATTGTCATAGGTTTATACATGTAACTGTGAGCTGTACTAATGAAAAAAATTCTCTATTGCGCCACATCTGGTGCCGTCACAGACAACTGCTGTCCTCCGGTCCCAGCGGGCTGATCCTAAGCACGGACGACTACTTTTTCCGAGAGGACGGCTACCACTATGACCCACGCTTCCTTGGACAGGCCCATGACTGGAATCACAATCGAGGTATTACAATATGGGGCCGAATGGGACAGTGATGAAACATGAGGTCATATTTGCTGATCGCAGTCGTGTTAAT includes these proteins:
- the LOC114773239 gene encoding NEDD4-binding protein 2-like 2 isoform X2, which translates into the protein MAVDDFYQGYFDGYRDPYDSGYERPQHGGQTCSDWSPNAEVPQHYHRESGYRDDFLLILMRGAPGSGKSTLATQLLSSGPSGLILSTDDYFFREDGYHYDPRFLGQAHDWNHNRAREAMCEGRSPVIIDNTNIHAWEMKPYVETALETGYNVCFYEPETSWKCDPIELERRNTHGVPRDKIAKMLECFEAPMTVDIVLNSCKPPHKSPDRPPRQQDPRWQDY
- the LOC114773239 gene encoding NEDD4-binding protein 2-like 2 isoform X1, translated to MPHADADASTNPRDSGHVEEPPLKRRKPSESEQDLVGVPYATNTRSTYGKTRESECALTDPGSAGAGSEGPSPVATSEGPGGDGQTKHAALKEIGVSSTAFIGPLCKPDHIEDELSEFYKELERIDGEDGVDSRNDDGDKKLESSEDRGRVGNQESGSRHGRPSAVDQRRNTGHTRPRFQRDSQWGPYPHPGDHWSSFDVPSHTRPHGFFFDRYANYVPPPPRDTPFPHQFGPWDFSRERDIRDWRRLGDYQYPPSHGSHNENYYMAVDDFYQGYFDGYRDPYDSGYERPQHGGQTCSDWSPNAEVPQHYHRESGYRDDFLLILMRGAPGSGKSTLATQLLSSGPSGLILSTDDYFFREDGYHYDPRFLGQAHDWNHNRAREAMCEGRSPVIIDNTNIHAWEMKPYVETALETGYNVCFYEPETSWKCDPIELERRNTHGVPRDKIAKMLECFEAPMTVDIVLNSCKPPHKSPDRPPRQQDPRWQDY